A genomic region of Mugil cephalus isolate CIBA_MC_2020 chromosome 5, CIBA_Mcephalus_1.1, whole genome shotgun sequence contains the following coding sequences:
- the pcdh11 gene encoding protocadherin-11 X-linked isoform X3 yields the protein MDLASQAHVLVVLLTCVVLLCQAQERDYTVKEEQPENVRIGNLRKDLDLNLDPNIRLSSPLQFKPVYKTGDVPLVRVEANTGEIFTTNHRIDREKLCSGVFTEKRCYYEIEVAVLPDEIFRLVKIRFLIEDVNDNAPLFQSTVINISIPENTAINTRYPVPSAFDPDVGINGIQHYELVKSVNEFGLDIIETPEGDKWPQLIVQQNLDREQKDTFVMKIKVEDGGSPPKSSTAILQVTISDVNDNRPIFKDSELEVMVPENAPMGTSVAQLHATDADLGSNAQIHFAFSNQISSSTKRHFAINSSTGLITVKQPLDREVTPVHKLIVLASDGSSTPSRATVIVNVTDVNDNVPSIDTRYIINLVNGTVLLSENAPLNTKIALITVTDKDADLYGKVACYTDHDVPFRLKPVFNDQFLLETAAPLDYEMTREYAIKIVASDRGTPPLNTSAMVLIKIKDENDNAPIFPQPEIQLSIPENNDPSTQLIKISATDADSGHNAEIIYTLGPDAPDGFNIDRRSGILSVGKRLDREKQERYSFTVIARDNGSTSLQSNVTVRLIVQDLNDNSPAFTHPEYNFYVPENLPLYGTVGLITVTDADAGDNAVVTLSISNGKDNFIIDPQTGVIKPNITFDREQQSSYTFMVKAVDGGQPPSSSYAKVTINVVDVNDNRPVFVIPSSNYSYDLVRTTTTPGAVVTRVSAVDNDTGMNAELQYSIISSIIITSRVSPRGLFAIDKTTGNITLQEKIVAADQGLHRLVVKVKDLGQPESLHAIALIHLFVNDTVSNSTFIQEQLRKSMETPLDRNIGDSEVTPQANGYVIVVIAIIAGTMTVILVIFVTALVRCRQTPRHKVVQKGKQSGEWVSPNQENRQIKKKKKRKKRSPKSLLLNFVTIDESKPDDPTHEHVNGTLDLPVELEEQTMGKYNWATTPTTFKPDSPDLAKHYKSASPQPTFQIKPETPVAPKKHHVIQELPLDNTFVVGCDSLSKCSSTSSDPYSVSECSCQGGFKTTGQISTRQEMALKPPHYGTLCGTGTARSHRIKINL from the exons ATGGACTTAGCAAGTCAGGCTCATGTGTTGGTGGTCTTGCTCACCTGCGTGGTCTTACTATGCCAGGCCCAGGAGAGGGACTACACGGTGAAGGAGGAGCAGCCGGAGAACGTCCGCATCGGGAATCTGCGCAAGGACCTGGACCTCAACCTGGACCCCAACATCAGGCTCTCGTCACCGCTGCAGTTCAAGCCTGTGTATAAGACAGGCGACGTGCCTTTGGTGAGGGTGGAGGCCAACACCGGGGAGATCTTTACCACCAACCACAGGATCGACCGGGAGAAGCTGTGCTCGGGGGTCTTCACGGAGAAACGCTGCTATTATGAGATCGAGGTGGCGGTGCTTCCCGATGAGATCTTCAGACTGGTCAAGATCCGCTTCCTGATTGAGGACGTGAATGACAACGCGCCGCTTTTCCAGTCTACCGTGATAAACATCTCCATCCCGGAGAACACAGCCATCAACACCCGATACCCGGTGCCCTCAGCATTTGACCCCGATGTAGGGATCAACGGGATTCAACATTATGAGCTAGTCAAG AGTGTCAATGAGTTCGGCTTAGACATCATTGAGACTCCCGAAGGCGACAAGTGGCCACAGCTCATCGTTCAGCAGAATCTGGATCGCGAGCAGAAGGACACCTTTGTCATGAAGATAAAGGTGGAGGACGGTGGTAGCCCCCCCAAATCCAGCACTGCCATTCTCCAAGTCACCATTTCTGATGTCAATGACAATCGGCCCATCTTCAAGGACAGTGAGCTGGAGGTCATGGTACCGGAGAACGCTCCCATGGGGACGTCGGTTGCTCAGCTGCACGCCACGGACGCCGACTTGGGTTCCAACGCGCAGATCCACTTCGCCTTCAGCAACCAGATCTCTTCCTCAACCAAACGTCACTTTGCCATAAACAGCTCTACAGGACTGATCACTGTGAAGCAGCCGCTGGACAGGGAGGTGACTCCTGTTCATAAACTCATCGTCCTGGCAAGCGATGGCAGCTCCACCCCGTCCAGAGCCACGGTGATTGTTAATGTAACGGACGTTAATGACAATGTTCCCTCCATAGACACGCGCTACATTATCAACCTTGTTAATGGGACTGTTCTACTGTCCGAAAATGCACCTCTTAACACCAAAATAGCCCTAATTACTGTTACTGACAAGGATGCAGATCTTTACGGCAAAGTAGCTTGCTACACTGACCATGACGTTCCTTTCCGGTTGAAGCCTGTCTTTAATGATCAGTTCTTACTAGAGACAGCTGCCCCTCTAGATTATGAGATGACTCGAGAATATGCAATTAAGATAGTGGCCTCGGATAGGGGAACGCCTCCTCTGAACACTTCAGCTATGGTGTTAATTAAAATCAAGGATGAGAACGACAACGCACCCATCTTTCCCCAGCCGGAAATCCAACTTTCCATACCAGAGAACAATGACCCCTCTACACAGTTAATAAAAATCAGTGCCACCGATGCAGACAGCGGACATAATGCTGAGATTATTTATACTCTCGGCCCTGACGCACCTGATGGGTTTAACATAGACAGACGGTCAGGAATCCTCTCCGTTGGCAAGCGACTGgacagagagaagcaggagaGGTACTCATTCACTGTCATAGCCAGGGACAATGGCTCTACGTCCCTGCAGAGCAATGTCACTGTCAGGCTAATTGTCCAGGACCTTAATGACAACAGCCCAGCTTTCACACACCCTGAGTATAACTTCTATGTGCCTGAGAACCTGCCTCTCTACGGAACCGTGGGCTTAATCACAGTGACAGACGCAGATGCGGGAGATAATGCCGTTGTAACCCTGTCCATTTCGAATGGGAAAGACAATTTCATCATTGACCCGCAAACTGGTGTGATCAAACCCAATATCACCTTTGACAGGGAGCAGCAGAGCTCCTACACATTTATGGTCAAGGCAGTTGATGGAGGGCAACCTCCGAGCTCCTCCTACGCCAAGGTCACTATCAATGTAGTCGATGTGAATGACAATCGGCCCGTGTTCGTCATCCCATCCTCCAATTACTCGTATGACCTAGTCcgaaccaccaccaccccagGTGCTGTGGTCACCAGAGTGTCTGCCGTTGACAATGACACGGGTATGAATGCTGAGCTGCAGTACAGCATTatcagcagcatcatcatcacatctAGGGTCTCCCCGCGAGGTCTCTTTGCCATCGACAAAACAACGGGTAACATAACACTGCAGGAGAAAATAGTAGCAGCTGATCAAGGGCTGCATAGGCTGGTGGTGAAGGTCAAAGATTTAGGCCAGCCTGAGTCATTACATGCTATCGCACTCATTCACTTGTTTGTCAATGACACTGTGTCAAATTCTACCTTTATCCAAGAACAGCTGCGAAAAAGTATGGAGACACCCTTGGACCGTAACATAGGGGACAGTGAGGTAACACCTCAAGCTAATGGATATGTGATTGTTGTCATAGCTATCATAGCGGGGACCATGACTGTCATCTTAGTGATATTTGTGACTGCCTTGGTGCGCTGCCGGCAGACACCCAGACACAAAGTAGTACAGAAGGGCAAGCAGAGTGGAGAGTGGGTGTCGCCCAACCAAGAGAACCGTCAGatcaagaaaaagaagaagagaaagaagcgATCCCCCAAGAGCCTCCTCCTGAACTTTGTGACCATAGATGAATCCAAGCCTGACGACCCCACCCATGAGCATGTTAATGGTACACTGGATCTCCCTGTGGAGCTAGAGGAGCAAACCATGGGGAAGTACAATTGGGCAACCACGCCCACCACCTTCAAACCCGACAGCCCAGATTTAGCCAAGCATTACAAGTCCGCGTCCCCTCAGCCtacatttcaaatcaaaccGGAAACTCCAGTGGCCCCAAAGAAACACCATGTGATCCAGGAGCTCCCCTTGGACAACACGTTCGTGGTGGGGTGTGACTCACTCTCCAAGTGCTCGTCGACTAGCTCCGACCCATACAGTGTCTCAGAGTGCAGCTGTCAGGGGGGATTCAAGACCACGGGGCAAATCTCCACTCGACAG GAGATGGCACTGAAACCACCACACTATGGCACACTCTGTGGCACAGGTACAGCTCGCTCCCACAGGATTAAAATCAATCTCTAG